GTTAATGGATGCATGGTCAAATCGTTCCTTTCTCATGCAGGAAATCTTCAATCTGTTGAAACGATTCAACGGCTACGAATGGCACGTTATTTTCTTTTAGTAGTTCTTGCAGTGCGTCTTTAGCAAAAGTAAGATCAGCAACTTTGGCTGGATGAGAATCTGGTTCGCTATCACCAGCAAAATAAACCACTTCATACTTTTCTTTCAGATCTGAAATCACTTTTGATTTATCAATACCATATCTTCTCGAATAATGTTTATGATTCTCATTAATCGACAAATGGACATTTTTTTTCTCGTAATAGCCTTTGTTCGAGAAAACAGGGACATGCTGAATGCCATAATGATTCAAAATGTGGTGAATGTAATAATCAGTCCCAGCACTTAAAATGTAGAAATCCCCGCCGTTTTCTTGTACCTTCTTAATAAAGGAAGGAACATGCTCATCAATCGGTAAGGAGAGGATATCTTGAATAATTTGTTCCTCATGCTGATCAATGGATTGAAATACCTGGCTTAGAAAATCAATATCTTGCATTTCCCCAGCTTTCCACTTCTTATACAACCCTTTACCTTCAGGATAATAAGTTTCAATCACAAGCCAGTAGAAATCTTTTTTTGAAATGGTTCCGTCAAAATCAGATACAAATGCCCACTTTTTCATTTATATTTCCTCCTTCATTTAGTCGTTGATCTATTAAAATTGTAGCATGCTTTCATATTCAAAAGAAATCTGATTCTTTTAGAACAATAACGTACAGCCGCACTAAATTGTGTTAAAATGAATTTTAAAAAGTTAAACAATTCAATTTAATCTGAAGGAGTGCGAGAATGAGTAAAACAATCAGTAAAGTCCAGGTGGAAGATATCATTATCGCAAACCAGGTTTTAAAAGAAGTCGTTGTTCATACACCTCTACAGCGGAATGAAATTCTTTCTGATCGATATAATTGCAATGTGTATTTGAAGAGAGAAGATTTACAGAGTGTTCGTTCTTTTAAAATTAGAGGCGCTTATAATTTGATTCAAGGTTTAACGATGGAAGAGAAAGCAAATGGAATCGTATGCGCAAGTGCAGGGAACCATGCCCAGGGCGTAGCCTTTTCTTGTAAAACGCTTGGCATTCAAGGGCATATCTTTATGCCTGCTACGACGCCCCGTCAAAAAATCTCGCAAGTTGAATTGTTTGGTGGATCGTTTGTGGAAGTCATTCTAACAGGGGATACGTTTGATGATTCCTTTCTAACCGCTAAAGAATTTTGTAACAAACACGACAAAGCATTCATTCATCCTTTTGATGATTATCGAACGATTGCAGGACAGGGAACAGTAGGACTTGAAATTATGAATGATATTGATGAAGTCGACTTTGTTATGCTCAGCATTGGAGGGGGAGGTCTTGCCTCAGGCGTAGGGTCTTATATCAAAAGCATTAGCCCACACACGAAAATCATAGGCATAGAGCCTGAAGGTGCCCCAGGAATGAAAAGTTCCATTGAAAAGGACGAGGTCGTACCGCTTGATTATATCGATAAATTTGTAGATGGAGCTGCTGTGAAACAAGTTGGAAAGCTGACACTCGATATTTGCAAACATATCCTTGATGATGTCGTACTTGTGCCAGAAGGGAAAATTTGTACAACCATCTTAGAGCTATACAACCAGAACGCCATTGTGGCTGAGCCAGCCGGCGCTTTGTCCATCGCCGCTCTCGATTTTTATCGTGATCAAATAAAAGGAAAGAATGTGGTGTGCGTTATTAGTGGGGGAAATAACGATATTAATCGCATGCAGGAAATCCAGGAACGTTCTTTAATTTATGAAGGGCTAAAACATTATTTTATTGTACATTTCCCACAACGAGCTGGTGCGTTAAAAGAATTTATGGCTGATGTTTTAGGTCCAACAGATGATATTACCCGCTTTGAATACACGAAAAAGAACAATCGTGATCGAGGGCCTGTTCTAGCAGGAATTGAGCTCAAACACAAAGAAGATTATGAACCTTTGATTGAGCGTTTAAATCGAAAAGGATTTTCTTACATTGAAATTAACAAGGACCAAGATCTCTTTAACCTACTCATTTAAAACGCCTATAGCAGGCGTTTTTCTTTTGAAGTCGTTCGAGTATAAATTGGCCACTTTTTTCTATATGATAAGGAGAGATTGTATGAAAAGAGGTGCGGAATGAAATTAAGTATACTTGATCAAACACCAGTCTTTCATGGAGAAACGACAGCTGAGGCACTACAAGCTTCAAAAGAGTTAGCTATTCTCGGAGATCAACTTGGCTATGTTCGTTACTGGGTTACGGAACACCACGACCTAGATCACTTAGCGTGTCCCACCCCTGAGGTACTCTTAAGCTATATCGGAGCACATACTAGGCGAATTCGACTTGGAGCTGGAGCAATACTACTTCCTCACTATCAACCATATAAGATAGCAGAAATTTTTCATACACTAGCAACCCTTTTTCCAGGTCGCATCGACCTTGGATTAGGCAGAGCACCAGGGGGATCTGCCGAAGCGACTACAGCTCTATCTCCGCGATTTTTAGAAGAAGTTCGGAAGATGCCAGAGAAAGTAGATGAACTACTTCGCTTTATCAATAATGGCTTTGCAAAGGACCATTTGTATCATAATCTTCAAGCAAAGCCTGTTCCTAACCACGTTCCCGAGCTATGGCTCCTTGGAACAGGAAAGAAAAGTGCGCTGTTAGCAGCAGAAAACAGTATGTCCTATGCGTTTGGCTATTTTATGAGCGAACAAAATGGGAAAGAGCTTCTCGACACATATCGAACAAACTTTGCGGGAGAATCTCCTTATAGCATTCTAGCGGTGTCCATTATTTGCAGTGAGACACAGGAGCGTGCAGATGAGATTGCTCACTGGACTCACGTAGTCAATGAATTTCGAGCTAAAGGGAAAACAACACTCCCAAGTGTTGAAGAGGCACTTACCGTATCACCTCCTAATGATCACAACTCTAAGCTTATTAGTGGAACACCTGAAATCGTCCAAGAAAAGCTGCAGAAGCTAAAAGAACAGTATCAACCAGATGAATTCTTAATCACAACGATTACGCCACATCGAAGGGAAAGACTGACTTCTTTTCAACTTCTTGGTGAGCGGCTTATTCAAGGATAGATCTTTTTTCACTAATAGAAGGAAATCTGTTATGATAGAGTTTGGTTTCTTTTGTTTTTTATAGGATTAAATTTTTAACTGTATCCATTTTACAGTGCCAATAGATATGAAAATAAAAGGACGGATCAAGCTAGAAGAGGAGACCGTACATGACCCAACCATTACCTTTTGAAATCACAAAGGAAGATTCCTTTTTCGAGAAACTCGGCGACTATGTTGGCGACGTATTCTACGACATTTTACCGGAGCATGGATATGAGCTTCGAGATGAACAAATCTTTATGGCTTTTCAAATTGAACAGGCCTTTAAAAATAAGAGCGTTGTGTTTGCTGAAGCAGGCGTTGGAACAGGGAAAACGTTTGTTTATTTGTTGTATGCCATTTGCTATGCAAGGTATACAAGAAAACCGGCGATTATTTCATGTGCGGATGAAACACTTATTGAGCAGCTAGTGAAAGAAGGCGGAGATATTGAGAAGCTTGAGAAAGCTCTTGGTCTAACTGTTGATGTTCGTCTAGCGAAGGCTAGAGAGCAATATGTTTGTGTGAAAAAACTAGACCATCTTTCTCATCGTACTGACGATGAAGACATCTTAAGTGTGCACGATGAAATACCAGAGTTTGTTTATGAACCAGCTGCATCAATGAAGTCTTTCCATCGCTATGGCGATCGGAAAGAATACCCTTGGGTACCAAATGATAAATGGGAAAAAATTGCGTGGGATCCACTGCAACAATGTTCAACATGTGACTGGCGTCATCGCTGTGGCCAAACGTTAAATCGTGAATATTATCGTCATTCAAGCGATTTGATTATTTGTTCTCATGATTTCTATATGGAACATATCTGGACGAAAGACTCACGTAAACGTGAAGGACAACTTCCTTTACTCCCAGAAGCTAGCACAGTTGTATTTGATGAAGGCCATTTATTGGAATTCTCAGCACAAAAAGGCTTGACTTATCGTTTTCATTCGGAAACTCTATCCAGTATTCTTACAGGCTACATGGACCAGGATGTAAGAGAAGAATCGCTTACATTAGTTGAAGAGATCCTGGAGCTTCACGATAACTGGTTCGCTCATCTTAGTCAGTCCGCGATCGCTGTAGAAGGTTCGATTCGAAAAGATGTCCCACGAACTGAAACGATGATAGAAATTGCAAAAGCGATTGCTGAGAAAGTTGATGCTTTGTTAGAGCAGCTTGTTTTCGATTCAGAGCTTTATGTAATGGAAGACTACCATGTCAAGATTATGGAAGAATACCTCGAGTTCTTCTCATATGGCTTAAGAACGCTACTCCAGGATGGAGAGGGCATTCATTGGCTTGAAGAAACTGAAACCCAGACTTCTCTTGTCATTATGCCAAGACTTGTAGAAGACATTCTGCGAAAAGAAGTATTTTCACAAAAGATCCCATTTGTTTTCTCATCAGCAACGCTTTCGCAAGCTGGAGATTTCTCTTATATAGCAAGCAGCTTAGGCATTCAGAAACATGCTTCCTTCTCTGTAAATTCGCCGTTTGATTATGAATCACAGATGAAAATGAATGGTTCTGTAGCTGGAAATGAACATCAAAAATGGGAAGAGATGGGACATTCCCTTCATCTGAATAAAGGTCATTCATTGCTGCTATTCTCTTCGCTAGAAGAAATGAATAGGTTCAGAGAGTGGGCAGACCAACAAAGCTGGAAGTTTAACCTTATTTATGAAGGAGACCGTGAAATAAGCGAAACGGTCAAGGCGTTTCAACGAGATCATTCTGCTGTTCTTTGCTCGTATCATCTATGGGAGGGACTTGATGTACCGGGTGAATCACTTACTCAGGTTCTAATCTCGTCATTACCATTCCCGCCAAATGACCCTGTTTTCCAGGCGAAACGAAGTCATTCAGAAGATCCAGTAAGCGATGTGGACCTCCCCTACATGTTACTTCGCTTACGACAAGGAATTGGTCGTTTAATTCGAAGTAGTGCAGATCATGGTGTCGTCTGTATTTGGATGACAGAAGATCAAGTGACAAAGTATGAACAACAAGTCCAAGATGTTTCACCTTTACCAATCAACTGGAAATAATAAAAAGCTCTTTCTCAAACGAGGAAGAGCTTTTTTCTATTGAAGTTGTTATGATAGATTAAGGGAGGTGTGGCATGAAAACAAATTGGGAAAGACATCATTCGATCATTCATCTACCTGATGAAGCGATAACATCAATCGTAAAAAGCTATCAGCCACATCTAAAGGTAAATACCACGACCCAGCTTTCTGGAGGTTTAAGTCATACGAATTATAAAATCGATATTGCTCATCATAGCTCTGTTGTGATCAGAGTGGCTAGAAACCAGGAAAGCTTGAAACGGGAATATGAAGTTCACAGGTCCTTGCCAAAAGATGTGCGAGCACCAGCTTTTCTTCATATGACAAAGTGGAATGGATATCATATTGGTATTCTTGAATGGAAAGAAGGATCCTTGCTGCGAGACCATCTATCTACTTCGTCTCAACAACATTTGAAAGCAATGGGGCAATCCATTGGAGAACAGCTTGCCTCAATGAGAGAACTGCGTTTTAATACATATGGTTTTCTTGATTCAACACTTGAAGTAAGAGATGAATTTCAATTAACACCAACCTCATTCATCTCAACTATCGAATCCTTTTTTAATCATCATGCTTCCAAATGGTTATCTCTTACTCTAACTGATAGAGTGATGTCATTTGTAAGGAACAATGCCTATTTGCTTGAGCAAGATCAAAGCGAACCCCGCCTTGTTCACGGGGATTATAATGGACTTAATGTACTAATGGACGGAACAGAAGTAAGTGCCGTTCTAGATTGGGAATTTGCCTTATCAGGTAGCATTTATTTTGATTTAGGTAACATGATTCGGTACGAATTTGATCACATGACATCATTTAAAGAAGGAATTCAGCAAGGATTATTAAATAGAGGAATCACCCTGCCAAAACAGTGGCAGAAGCTTGCCAAACTGGCAGATCTCGTTGCGCTTTGTAGCTTGCTTGATCGACCAGTATGTGGGGAAAACAGGGTAAGGGATATCACTCACCTTATTACTAAAACGATAGAATCTTATTAAGTAGGAACAAGCGAGAGGGGAATATACATGAGGATTGGATTTATACGCCACGGGAGTACAGCATGGAATAAAGAGAAAAGAGCTCAAGGTAGCTCAGACATTCATCTTGACGATCAAGGTCGCAGTGACGCAGCGAAGCTTGGAGACTGGTTAAAGAACGACAAGTGGGATGTGATCTTCTCAAGTGATCTTTCACGAGCTAAAGAAACAGCAGAGATCATCGCCAAAAAGCTCAACCTGAAAGTGATAACCGATCATCGCTTACGAGAGGCGGGCGGTGGGCAGATTGAAGGAACTACAGAGCAAGAACGTATTAAGAAATGGGGAGAAAACTGGCGCGAATTAGATCTCGGTATTGAAAAGGCTGATCTTGTTGTTGAACGCGCACATGCGGCAGTAAATGATTTTCATGATAAATACTCCGGTTTAAATGTGCTAGTAGTTAGCCACGGTTCTTTTCTTAGACATTTCTTTAAAAGCACCCTACCTGAACTAAATCATGAAAATCATATTGTAAATACTTCTTTAACGATTCTTAAAAGAGATGGAGACAAATGGTTAAATGAAAAGTTCCATTCCACACGCCATCTTAATTAATAAACGAATCAATCCATATCCTGACTCTTTATTTAGAGAGGATTTTTGATAATGATCGAGAAGACCTTCAATATAGAACGTTACCATTCATTATTGGAGGGAAAAGCCATGAACGCAAAACCCGAAATGATAGGGGAAGATTTATCTCTTATTGATCTCTATGACCTCTCCCTTGAACTAAGGACGGGTTCATATGTCCTGCATGAGGAAGAACTTACAATCATTGAAACTAGCGCGAGTCCATCGCTTCCTTACTTAATTAGCGGGTTAGAAAAACTCCAAATCGATTTAGAAGAGGTTCGCAACATAATTGTCACCCATATCCATCTCGATCACGCTGGAGGGACAGGGCTATTTCTTGAAAAATGTCCCAATGCTCGTGTTTTTGTTCATCCAAAAGGGATTCGCCATTTAGAAAATCCATCTCGCTTAATTGAAGGAGCAAAAGCTGTTTATGGGAATAAATTCCAGGAGTTATTCGAACCAATAATTCCGATTCAAGAAGACCGGCTAATCGCCATGAATGACATGGACACGATGCGAATTGGGCCGAATCGAATGTTAACTTTCATGGATACTCCAGGACATGCCAAACACCATTTCTCGATCTATGACTCAAAAACGAACGGGGTGTTTGTAGGTGATACGATGGGAGTTTATTATCCGCAGCTCGATGTTGAACTTTATCTTCCATCAACATCACCAAATCAATTCGATCCAGACGCAATGCTAGCATCTGCTGAAAAAATCATGGCCTATGAGCCAGACGCCATTTATTTCGGTCATTATGGAAGAACATCTAACCGAGATGAGGTAATGGCTCAATTAAAAGGCTGGTTATCCGATTTTCTGAGAATAACAAATGACCTCATGCAAAAGAAAGAGGCGCCAATTACTGAGCTTCTTTCAAAAGCGCTATTAGCACATGTGGCAAGTAAGCTTTCAATAAAAGGAGTACCTTCCGATCATCCTATATATGATTACATAAAAGTAGACTTACAAGTATGTGCTCTTGGCCTAATCGATTATTTGAAACGAAAATCAGTTCGAACCACTTAGATTCTGCTTAAGTGGTTTTCTTGTGAATAATAGGCAAAGGCTTTTTTTTCATGTTATATTGAATGAATCATTTAGATCAACAGTACGGAGAGATGCTATGCTAAAAAATAAATCAACGATTCAATCCTTCCGCTATATTTTCATAATGTATGTCGGTACTATTATTTTATTTGCTACCTTTTATATGCTGCCGTTTTCCCACTATGGCTCATTACAGGTCATTGACTCTCTCTTTATATCAACTAGTGCGCTCAGCGTTACAGGGCTATCTTCCGTTGACATCTCGTCTGACTTTACACGAGTTGGACAGGTCTTATTAATTATTGAAATGCAACTAGGAGGCATTGGTATCCTCGTACTCGTCAGCTACCTATTTTTAATGATGGGTAAGAAACTAACAATGTCAAGTATGGTCCTTCTATCGAAAGACCAAAACCAGTCGCAGTTAAGAACCATTCGTTCATTAAGTATATCCGTTTTGATGATCGCGTTAACGGTAGAAGCCATTGGTTTTAGTCTCATGTTCAATGGAATAAGTGAGCAATATAGCTCAGTTAAAGAAGCTGTTTTTGTCACTGTATTTCACAGTGTAGCGAGCTTTACGAATGCTGGGTTTGATTTATTTGGAGATAGTTTGATTTCTTATCAACACAATTGGCTCCTGCTGTTGACTTCAGCAACGATGATCTTTCTAGGAAGCCTTGGTTTTCCTACTATTGTAGAATACATACTCGGCTTTCGAAAAAAGAAAAGCTTGTTTACAAAAGTGAACATCCGTCTTCATAGTTCGTTGTTTCTTGTGGGGGTTGTCATTTATTTCTCTTTAGAACAAAATGGCGTTTTTGGCCATTTGCCAATATGGGATAAGTTCGTAAACGTGATTTTTCTATCAGCTACATCACGGAATGGCGGCTTAACAACGGTAGACATTTCAACACTTAATATCACAACTGTTCTCATACTAATGACATTAATGTTTATTGGTGGGGCTTCTTCCAGTACCGGAGGGGGTCTTCGCTTAACAACCTTTGCGGTTCTTGTAGCAAAAATGGTTTCAGTAGCAAAATCTGAAGAATATACAACGCTATTTAAGAAGACCATTTCGCAGGACTCGATTAATAAATCTTTTTTGATCTTTTTAAGCTTTATCTTTTTATTTGGATTTACAACCATAATTCTGTCCATATTTGAGTCTCAAGAAATCATTTTAGTTGCATTTGAGGTTATATCTGCTTTAACAAACACTGGTTTATCGATGGGGATTACGAGTGAACTTGCAGGAGTTTCAAAGTTGCTATTATGTATGCTAATGATTATTGGGCGCATTGGTGTATTTAGCTTCATATACGCTGTATTTAAAATAGAAAAATCAAAAACGCGCTATATTAAAGAAGATTTGGCCGTAGGTTAAGGAGTGAGAAGTCATGCGAAAACAATTTCTAGTAATCGGTGCTGGTCGATTTGCGAAAGGCATTATTCGTGAACTATATGAGCAAAAATGTGATGTTGTCGTTTGTGATAAAGATGAGGGGCCGCTAGAAGATATAGATGACTACACAACACATTCAATCGTTGGCGATCTAAGAGAAAATCGAGTGATGGATGATTTAAACGTAGAACAGTACGATGCTGTTTTCGTAGCTATTGGAACTGATGCCTATTCAGCTATTTTAATTACAAACCGTCTTCGTGACCGAAAAGCAAAGAAAATTATTACTAAAGCAGTGAGTCGAGAAATAGGAGAAATCCTGTCTAACTTAGGGGCAGATCAGGTCATATATCCTGAGGAAGAAGCAGGGATGAAAGTGGCCAAACAAATCATGATGCCTAACGTCCTTGAATACATTGAAATTACGAAAAATGTATCAGCTATTGAAGTAGAGGTACCAGAAGAACTGATTGGAAAAACATTACTCGAACTTGATTTCTCTAGAAAATACGAGTTAAATGTTTCTCTCATCTTGCGAAAGGAAGCCCCCATCTTAAGTCGCTACGCCGAAGTGGCTTTCCAAAAAGGGGATGTCATTTTGATGGTAGGAGAAAACAAAAAAATAGAGCGCTTTAAACATAAGTTTTCTATCTAATAGCAAAGGTAACCATAAGCACATAAATACAAAAAAATCCGCATACTATTGCGGATTTTTTTATGAAAATGCAAAAAAATAAAAAAATATTTGTATCCGTTTTCATTCCTTTATTACCAGTACTAAGGCCTTATATCCATTCCAAAAAACGGTGTCATAAAAGATGACAAGAATAAAATTTCTTGTTTATAATAAGTTTATTGAAATATTTTTAATATTTGGTATTAAGTTATTAGAAGAAAAAGAAAGGTTGATCTGACATGACAATTGATACGGCACATTCAACTCAACAAAGTCACCACGTTGCCCTAAGGCGTGACATTAACATGCTGGGAAGCCTACTCGGTGACGTTTTAGTGCAGCATGGCGGCAAAGAGCTTCTAGATATGGTGGAATCCATTCGTGAGAAAACAAAATCTCTTCGGAATGTTGCTGATTTGGAAACTTCTCAACAATTAAAAGAAACGATCCAAACGCTCCAACCTCCTATGAGAAAACAGGTTATTCGAGCATTTGCCCTTTATTTTCATCTTGTCAATATTGCGGAACAAAATCACAGAATTCGCAGACGCCGAGATTATCAAATGTTAGAAGAAGAGCAGTCGCAACCTGGTTCAATTCCTCATGCTATTGCCTTACTTAAAAAGAATAATGTTCCTGGAGAATTGATTGAAGATACGCTATCTTCCATTTCATTGGAATTAATCCTTACAGCACATCCAACTGAAGCGACAAGACGATCTGTGCTAGAAATTCATAAAAGAATTGCAACATCACTTAAACAGCTAGACAATCCTTTACTTACAAAACGAGAGCAAAAGGCATTAAAGGCTGATTTAGTGAATGAAATCACAACACTATGGCAAACTGACGAGTTACGTCATAAGAAGCCTTCTGTTATGGACGAAGTGAATATGGGGCTGTTTTATTTTGAGGAAACGTTATTTGAAGTGCTTCCTCAAATTCATCAGGAGCTTGAAGAGTGTTTGCGTGACCATTATCCTGATGCTAAATGGGAAGTACCTAACATTTTGAAATTTGGTTCATGGATAGGTGGGGATCGAGACGGAAATCCATTCGTTACCCCTGAGATGACATGGAATACGCTCGAAAGACAACGGGATGTAGTCATTTCAAAATACAAAGACTCAGTGAAAAATTTAATGCGGCAGCTAAGCCAGTCGACGAACCGCATCGCCATTTGTCCAGAATTGACAAAATCAATTGAAGAAGATCAAAATCGCCTTCCTGATACGAAAGAGTGGGGCGTTCCACATGAAGCTTATCGCGTAAAGCTTGCTTATGTATTAGAAAAACTTCAGCGCGTTAATCGTGAGAACGGATACAAAAACTCAGAAGAATTTATAACAGATCTGAAGTTAATAGGGAATAGCTTGAAACAGCACTTTCCTGAAGGGTCCCACTTCACAGAGTTGAATAAGCTTATTCGTCAGGCATCTCTTTTTGGTTTTCATCTCGCTACTTTAGATGTTCGAAACCATAGCGGTGAACATGAGGGGGCTATCGCAGAAATTTTAAGTCGTGTAAATCTGGCTGACAACTACGCCGAATTAGATGAAGAAGAAAAGGTTCAGTTACTCAATCGTCTTCTTGAAGACCCACGACCAGTTCTTTCTACCTATGAGGATTATTCGGAGAAAACACAAAAAATACTCGATATCTTTACGATGATTAAAAAAGCTCACAAAGAGTTTGGTCCTCAATCAATTTCTGTATACTTAATTAGTATGACCGAATCAGCTAGTGACCTTCTTGAGGTACTCGTTCTTGCTAAGGAAGCGAATATTTATCGTCTACACGCAGACGGTAGCGTTGAAAGTGATTTAAATATTGCTCCATTACTTGAAACGATCGATGATCTTAAAGCTGGTCCTGCCATTATGGAGAAGCTATTTGATCTTCCAGTCTACAAACATCATCTAGAAAAGCATGATCAACGTCAGGAAATCATGCTGGGGTATTCCGATGGAAGCAAGGATGGTGGAACACTAACAGCTAACTGGAAGCTTTATCAAGCTCAACAAGAAATTAGTCGGATCGCTTCTGAACGCAACCTTCGACTTAAATTCTTTCATGGTCGCGGTGGAGCGCTTGGGCGTGGTGGCGGTCCACTACGAAGAAGTCTACTGTCGCAACCTCCTGAAACATATACGGCTGGTGTAAAGATTACAGAGCAAGGAGAGGTTTTATCTTCTCGTTACTTGCTTTACGATATTGCTTATCGAAGTCTAGAACAAGCGACGACAACCTTGCTATCATCTGCCGTATCAGGGATCGAAAAAGATGTTAGACAAGAGAAGTGGCATGAAATTATGGAAGAAATTTCGGCTGTATCCCTTAAATCTTATCAATCCCTCGTATTTGAGGATGATGGGTTCCTTGCTTACTTTAAACAGGGAACGCCATTACCAGAACTTGGCGCATTAAACATTGGTTCCCGTCCAATGAGCAGAAAAGGTACAGACCACTTCGATGACTTACGTGCAATCCCATGGGTATTCGCTTGGACTCAAAGTCGCCAGTTGATGCCAGCATGGTATGCGTCAGGTACCGGTCTTACCGAGTTCGCTGCAACAGAAGAAGGATTAAGCAGTCTAAAAGAAATGTATGCGAATTGGCCGTTCTTTGCATCTCTTATCGATAACTTGCAAATGGGATTAATGAAAGCAGATCTCGCTACAGCAGAAAAATATATGTTCTTAATTGATGATGAACAGCTAGCGAACCGCATCTTCGGAAAAATCGTCGATGAATACCATCGTACAAAAGATGTCATTTTAACGATTACCGGACAGGAAGAATTACTTGATGGTACGCCAAACATTAAAGATTCGATCCGTTTACGAAATCCGTAT
The sequence above is drawn from the Pseudalkalibacillus hwajinpoensis genome and encodes:
- a CDS encoding LLM class flavin-dependent oxidoreductase, with amino-acid sequence MKLSILDQTPVFHGETTAEALQASKELAILGDQLGYVRYWVTEHHDLDHLACPTPEVLLSYIGAHTRRIRLGAGAILLPHYQPYKIAEIFHTLATLFPGRIDLGLGRAPGGSAEATTALSPRFLEEVRKMPEKVDELLRFINNGFAKDHLYHNLQAKPVPNHVPELWLLGTGKKSALLAAENSMSYAFGYFMSEQNGKELLDTYRTNFAGESPYSILAVSIICSETQERADEIAHWTHVVNEFRAKGKTTLPSVEEALTVSPPNDHNSKLISGTPEIVQEKLQKLKEQYQPDEFLITTITPHRRERLTSFQLLGERLIQG
- a CDS encoding MBL fold metallo-hydrolase, with product MNAKPEMIGEDLSLIDLYDLSLELRTGSYVLHEEELTIIETSASPSLPYLISGLEKLQIDLEEVRNIIVTHIHLDHAGGTGLFLEKCPNARVFVHPKGIRHLENPSRLIEGAKAVYGNKFQELFEPIIPIQEDRLIAMNDMDTMRIGPNRMLTFMDTPGHAKHHFSIYDSKTNGVFVGDTMGVYYPQLDVELYLPSTSPNQFDPDAMLASAEKIMAYEPDAIYFGHYGRTSNRDEVMAQLKGWLSDFLRITNDLMQKKEAPITELLSKALLAHVASKLSIKGVPSDHPIYDYIKVDLQVCALGLIDYLKRKSVRTT
- the ilvA gene encoding threonine ammonia-lyase IlvA, whose product is MSKTISKVQVEDIIIANQVLKEVVVHTPLQRNEILSDRYNCNVYLKREDLQSVRSFKIRGAYNLIQGLTMEEKANGIVCASAGNHAQGVAFSCKTLGIQGHIFMPATTPRQKISQVELFGGSFVEVILTGDTFDDSFLTAKEFCNKHDKAFIHPFDDYRTIAGQGTVGLEIMNDIDEVDFVMLSIGGGGLASGVGSYIKSISPHTKIIGIEPEGAPGMKSSIEKDEVVPLDYIDKFVDGAAVKQVGKLTLDICKHILDDVVLVPEGKICTTILELYNQNAIVAEPAGALSIAALDFYRDQIKGKNVVCVISGGNNDINRMQEIQERSLIYEGLKHYFIVHFPQRAGALKEFMADVLGPTDDITRFEYTKKNNRDRGPVLAGIELKHKEDYEPLIERLNRKGFSYIEINKDQDLFNLLI
- a CDS encoding ATP-dependent DNA helicase, whose product is MTQPLPFEITKEDSFFEKLGDYVGDVFYDILPEHGYELRDEQIFMAFQIEQAFKNKSVVFAEAGVGTGKTFVYLLYAICYARYTRKPAIISCADETLIEQLVKEGGDIEKLEKALGLTVDVRLAKAREQYVCVKKLDHLSHRTDDEDILSVHDEIPEFVYEPAASMKSFHRYGDRKEYPWVPNDKWEKIAWDPLQQCSTCDWRHRCGQTLNREYYRHSSDLIICSHDFYMEHIWTKDSRKREGQLPLLPEASTVVFDEGHLLEFSAQKGLTYRFHSETLSSILTGYMDQDVREESLTLVEEILELHDNWFAHLSQSAIAVEGSIRKDVPRTETMIEIAKAIAEKVDALLEQLVFDSELYVMEDYHVKIMEEYLEFFSYGLRTLLQDGEGIHWLEETETQTSLVIMPRLVEDILRKEVFSQKIPFVFSSATLSQAGDFSYIASSLGIQKHASFSVNSPFDYESQMKMNGSVAGNEHQKWEEMGHSLHLNKGHSLLLFSSLEEMNRFREWADQQSWKFNLIYEGDREISETVKAFQRDHSAVLCSYHLWEGLDVPGESLTQVLISSLPFPPNDPVFQAKRSHSEDPVSDVDLPYMLLRLRQGIGRLIRSSADHGVVCIWMTEDQVTKYEQQVQDVSPLPINWK
- a CDS encoding histidine phosphatase family protein encodes the protein MRIGFIRHGSTAWNKEKRAQGSSDIHLDDQGRSDAAKLGDWLKNDKWDVIFSSDLSRAKETAEIIAKKLNLKVITDHRLREAGGGQIEGTTEQERIKKWGENWRELDLGIEKADLVVERAHAAVNDFHDKYSGLNVLVVSHGSFLRHFFKSTLPELNHENHIVNTSLTILKRDGDKWLNEKFHSTRHLN
- a CDS encoding MtnX-like HAD-IB family phosphatase — its product is MKKWAFVSDFDGTISKKDFYWLVIETYYPEGKGLYKKWKAGEMQDIDFLSQVFQSIDQHEEQIIQDILSLPIDEHVPSFIKKVQENGGDFYILSAGTDYYIHHILNHYGIQHVPVFSNKGYYEKKNVHLSINENHKHYSRRYGIDKSKVISDLKEKYEVVYFAGDSEPDSHPAKVADLTFAKDALQELLKENNVPFVAVESFQQIEDFLHEKGTI
- a CDS encoding phosphotransferase family protein; its protein translation is MKTNWERHHSIIHLPDEAITSIVKSYQPHLKVNTTTQLSGGLSHTNYKIDIAHHSSVVIRVARNQESLKREYEVHRSLPKDVRAPAFLHMTKWNGYHIGILEWKEGSLLRDHLSTSSQQHLKAMGQSIGEQLASMRELRFNTYGFLDSTLEVRDEFQLTPTSFISTIESFFNHHASKWLSLTLTDRVMSFVRNNAYLLEQDQSEPRLVHGDYNGLNVLMDGTEVSAVLDWEFALSGSIYFDLGNMIRYEFDHMTSFKEGIQQGLLNRGITLPKQWQKLAKLADLVALCSLLDRPVCGENRVRDITHLITKTIESY